A genomic stretch from Bacillus sp. E(2018) includes:
- the ilvC gene encoding ketol-acid reductoisomerase, whose product MAKVYYENDLSNDVLKNKKVAVVGYGSQGHAHALNLKDSGYDVVVGVREGRSFDEAVKDGFDVYPVREAARLAEVVMVLLPDERQPEVYKNEILPELSPGNALVFAHGFNVHYHQVVPPQDVDVFLVAPKGPGHLVRRTFESGEGVPALFAVYQDATGTARETALSYAKGIGSARAGVLETTFQEETETDLFGEQAVLCGGLSSLVKAGFETLTEAGYQPEVAYFECLHELKLIVDLMYEGGLEGMRYSISDTAQWGDFQSGPRVIDERVKESMKSVLKDVQSGEFAKGWILENQANRPVFHVVNNQEKNHPIEKVGRELRAMMPFVKSKQKKEAVASAKN is encoded by the coding sequence ATGGCAAAAGTATATTACGAAAACGATCTTTCTAACGATGTATTAAAAAATAAGAAGGTAGCGGTAGTAGGTTATGGTTCTCAAGGGCATGCTCATGCATTAAACCTAAAGGATAGCGGCTATGATGTAGTAGTTGGTGTTCGAGAGGGTCGTTCTTTTGATGAAGCGGTAAAAGACGGATTTGACGTCTATCCTGTTCGCGAAGCGGCTAGGCTTGCGGAAGTTGTAATGGTTCTATTACCAGATGAAAGGCAACCTGAAGTTTATAAAAATGAAATCTTACCTGAACTGTCTCCGGGCAATGCGCTCGTTTTTGCTCACGGGTTCAACGTTCACTATCACCAAGTGGTACCACCGCAAGATGTGGATGTATTCTTAGTTGCTCCTAAAGGGCCTGGTCACCTTGTTAGACGTACATTTGAATCAGGTGAAGGAGTTCCAGCACTTTTCGCGGTATACCAAGATGCTACAGGCACTGCTCGTGAAACTGCACTTAGTTATGCTAAAGGAATTGGTTCTGCTAGAGCTGGAGTGCTCGAAACAACATTCCAAGAAGAAACGGAAACAGACCTTTTTGGTGAACAGGCCGTGTTGTGTGGTGGGTTATCTTCACTTGTCAAAGCTGGATTTGAAACGCTAACAGAAGCTGGCTATCAGCCGGAAGTTGCCTATTTTGAATGTTTACACGAATTAAAGTTAATTGTTGACCTGATGTACGAAGGTGGTCTAGAGGGGATGAGATATTCAATCTCTGATACTGCTCAGTGGGGAGATTTTCAATCAGGACCTCGTGTAATTGATGAAAGAGTAAAAGAATCAATGAAATCCGTTCTAAAAGATGTTCAATCCGGAGAGTTTGCTAAAGGCTGGATCTTAGAGAATCAAGCAAATCGACCTGTGTTTCATGTTGTAAACAATCAAGAGAAGAACCATCCTATTGAAAAAGTAGGGAGGGAACTTCGAGCAATGATGCCGTTCGTAAAATCAAAACAAAAAAAGGAGGCCGTTGCTAGTGCGAAAAATTGA
- the ilvN gene encoding acetolactate synthase small subunit: MRRIISATVLNESGVLNRLTGLLTKRQFNIENITVGHTEDPAVSKVTLTVWVEDDRKAEQLVKQLHKQINILKVRDLTNMALVSRELALIKVLTTPDTRSEIKMLIEPFRATVLDVSLENVTLEVTGDGEKIDALIELLRPYGIKEISRTGVTAIPRGTQKKVLELHPYSIM, from the coding sequence ATGAGACGTATCATTTCAGCAACGGTTCTAAACGAAAGTGGTGTATTGAATCGTTTGACCGGATTGCTGACAAAACGCCAGTTCAACATAGAGAACATTACGGTTGGACATACAGAAGATCCAGCCGTTTCAAAAGTAACATTAACGGTTTGGGTAGAAGATGATCGTAAAGCTGAACAACTTGTTAAACAGCTTCATAAGCAGATTAATATTCTAAAAGTTCGTGATCTGACAAACATGGCACTCGTTTCTAGAGAACTTGCGCTCATCAAAGTTCTAACAACACCTGATACGCGCAGCGAGATCAAGATGTTGATCGAGCCATTTCGAGCAACCGTCCTTGATGTTTCACTCGAAAACGTAACGCTTGAAGTTACAGGGGATGGAGAAAAGATAGATGCGTTGATCGAACTGTTGCGTCCGTATGGAATCAAAGAGATTTCAAGGACGGGTGTTACGGCTATACCCCGCGGAACACAAAAGAAAGTACTTGAGCTTCACCCCTATTCTATTATGTAA
- the ilvE gene encoding branched-chain-amino-acid transaminase: MQEQWVYVNGEHVLKDDAKVSVYDHGFLYGDGVFEGIRVYNGNVYRLDEHLQRLYESAQSIMLTIPHTKEELTDIIVQTLQKNKYRDAYIRLVISRGKGNLGLDPFTCGQPGVIVIAEQLALFPKKLYETGLEIITVASRRNRPDVLSPKVKSLNYLNNILVKIEASLAGVSEALMLNDQGYVAEGSADNVFIIKGNTIKTPPGYLGALEGITRNAIVEIARAQGYNMVEEPFTRHDVYVADEVFLTGTAAEVIAVVKVDGRVIGNGAPGEHTNKLLKSFREKVVEEGVKVYPNQAVQAG, from the coding sequence ATGCAGGAGCAATGGGTTTACGTTAATGGTGAGCACGTATTAAAGGACGACGCCAAAGTCTCGGTTTACGATCATGGATTTTTATATGGAGATGGGGTGTTTGAAGGTATTCGAGTCTATAACGGAAATGTATATCGACTAGATGAACATCTTCAGCGTTTATACGAATCAGCTCAATCCATTATGCTGACAATTCCACACACTAAAGAAGAACTAACAGACATCATCGTTCAAACGCTCCAGAAAAACAAATATCGTGATGCTTATATTCGATTAGTTATCTCACGAGGAAAAGGAAACTTAGGGTTGGACCCTTTTACATGTGGCCAACCGGGAGTCATTGTCATTGCAGAACAGCTTGCACTATTTCCTAAAAAACTTTATGAAACAGGTTTAGAGATCATAACGGTGGCAAGCAGAAGAAACCGACCGGATGTGTTAAGTCCTAAAGTTAAATCGCTAAACTACCTAAACAATATCTTAGTTAAGATCGAGGCTAGCCTTGCGGGAGTTAGTGAAGCTTTGATGCTGAACGATCAAGGGTACGTGGCGGAAGGTTCTGCAGATAATGTGTTCATCATCAAAGGGAATACGATCAAAACGCCGCCTGGATACTTAGGAGCTCTAGAAGGAATTACTCGAAACGCGATTGTAGAGATCGCACGAGCACAAGGATACAACATGGTAGAAGAACCATTCACAAGACATGATGTTTATGTGGCAGATGAAGTATTCCTCACTGGAACTGCAGCTGAAGTTATTGCAGTAGTAAAAGTTGATGGAAGAGTAATCGGAAACGGAGCACCAGGAGAACATACGAACAAACTTTTAAAATCCTTCAGAGAAAAAGTAGTTGAAGAAGGAGTTAAGGTGTATCCGAACCAAGCCGTTCAAGCTGGATAA
- the leuB gene encoding 3-isopropylmalate dehydrogenase, with amino-acid sequence MKKRIAVLPGDGIGPEVIKGALQVLDGVATRFGHEFETIEQVFGGAAIDQEGTPLPDTTLKTCHASDAVLLGAVGGPKWDQGNVRPEQGLLALRKAMNVYANVRPVHVYPGLEHLSPLKSNKVKGADFVFVRELTGGIYFSEPKERNEKRAVDTLSYTREEITRIVEKAYELASSRRKKVTSVDKANVLETSKLWREVVEDVAKKYPNIETEHLLVDYAAMRMISNPTSFDVVVTENMFGDILSDEASVLTGSLGMMPSASLSENGPGLYEPIHGSAPDIAGSGKANPIGMILSVAMMLRHSFQLEKEAEAVELAVFETLQAGYRTGDIYGDSGTLVSTKEMVNQIHFRMLEDSTSATLLEVYV; translated from the coding sequence ATGAAAAAGAGAATAGCAGTTTTGCCAGGAGACGGGATCGGTCCAGAAGTGATCAAAGGTGCTTTGCAAGTGTTAGACGGTGTAGCAACACGATTTGGTCATGAATTTGAGACGATTGAACAAGTATTTGGAGGTGCTGCTATTGACCAGGAAGGTACTCCTCTCCCAGATACCACGCTAAAAACTTGCCATGCCAGTGATGCTGTTCTGCTTGGAGCGGTTGGTGGACCAAAATGGGATCAAGGGAATGTTCGGCCAGAACAAGGGTTACTCGCTTTACGAAAAGCGATGAACGTGTATGCAAACGTAAGACCTGTTCACGTTTATCCTGGTCTTGAACATCTATCACCTCTTAAATCAAACAAGGTAAAAGGTGCTGACTTTGTATTTGTTCGCGAACTGACCGGTGGCATTTATTTTTCAGAGCCGAAAGAACGGAATGAGAAACGTGCGGTAGATACATTGTCCTATACGCGAGAGGAGATAACCAGAATCGTTGAAAAGGCCTATGAGTTAGCTTCTTCTCGCAGAAAAAAAGTAACATCAGTTGATAAAGCGAACGTTCTTGAAACGAGCAAGTTGTGGAGAGAAGTCGTGGAGGATGTAGCTAAAAAGTATCCAAACATCGAAACAGAACACTTGCTGGTAGATTATGCTGCCATGAGGATGATCAGTAATCCTACGAGTTTTGATGTGGTCGTCACTGAAAATATGTTTGGGGATATTTTGTCTGATGAAGCTTCTGTTCTTACAGGTTCGCTAGGAATGATGCCTTCAGCTTCACTAAGTGAAAACGGTCCTGGTCTATATGAACCTATACATGGGTCAGCACCAGATATCGCAGGAAGCGGTAAAGCAAATCCAATTGGCATGATTCTTAGTGTAGCGATGATGCTGCGTCATTCGTTCCAACTTGAAAAAGAAGCGGAAGCTGTTGAACTAGCCGTTTTTGAAACGCTGCAGGCAGGTTATCGTACAGGAGATATTTATGGAGATAGTGGTACTTTAGTATCTACGAAAGAAATGGTCAATCAAATTCATTTTAGAATGTTGGAAGATTCAACAAGTGCAACTCTTCTAGAGGTTTATGTGTAG
- the ilvD gene encoding dihydroxy-acid dehydratase: MRSNMIKQGIDRAPHRSLLHAAGVAPEDMDKPFIGVCNSYVDIIPGHMHLNKVGEWVKEAIREAGGIPFEFNTIGVDDGIAMGHIGMRYSLPSREVIADAAETVINAHWFDGVFYIPNCDKITPGMLMAAVRTNVPAVFVSGGPMEAGKSMAGKSLSLASVFEGVGSHLAGKMTREELLELETSACPTCGSCSGMFTANSMNSIMEMLGITLPGNGTIVATSDERRELIKEAATSLMDLVKNNIKPRDIITKEAIDDAFALDMAMGGSTNTVLHMLAIANEAEIDYDLSSINEIAERIPYLSKISPASDYSMQDVHRAGGVSAIINELCRMEGAIHNDRLTISGETLEHRVRHAEILDDDVIRRKDNAYSPVGGLSILYGNIAPDGCVIKVGAVDPSIKTFQGEAIVYESQEEAIEGINNGEVREGHVVVIRYEGPKGGPGMPEMLSPTSAIAGRGLSTKVALITDGRFSGASRGISIGHISPEAAQGGPIAFVNNGDPILIDLVNRTIHVLLAEEDLIERKEGWVKPEPKIKKGYLARYAALVTSANTGGILKI, from the coding sequence ATGCGCAGTAATATGATCAAGCAAGGAATCGATAGAGCCCCGCACAGAAGTCTTCTCCACGCAGCGGGAGTTGCACCAGAGGATATGGATAAACCTTTTATCGGTGTTTGTAATTCCTATGTTGATATTATTCCGGGGCATATGCATCTAAACAAAGTAGGTGAATGGGTAAAAGAAGCCATTAGAGAAGCTGGTGGAATTCCGTTCGAGTTTAATACGATCGGTGTAGATGATGGAATTGCGATGGGCCATATCGGCATGAGGTATTCACTTCCAAGCAGAGAGGTCATCGCAGACGCAGCAGAAACGGTTATCAACGCCCATTGGTTCGACGGTGTGTTCTACATACCTAACTGTGACAAGATTACGCCTGGAATGTTAATGGCAGCTGTAAGGACGAATGTTCCTGCCGTATTTGTTTCAGGTGGTCCAATGGAAGCCGGAAAGTCTATGGCTGGAAAATCTCTATCTCTTGCCTCGGTATTTGAAGGAGTAGGTTCTCACTTAGCCGGAAAGATGACGAGAGAAGAATTATTAGAACTTGAAACGAGTGCTTGCCCGACTTGTGGATCATGCTCAGGTATGTTTACAGCCAACAGCATGAATTCCATTATGGAAATGCTAGGAATCACTTTACCTGGTAATGGTACGATCGTAGCTACCTCTGACGAAAGAAGAGAACTGATCAAAGAGGCAGCAACGTCACTTATGGATCTTGTGAAAAATAATATAAAACCTAGAGATATTATAACGAAAGAAGCAATTGATGATGCATTTGCATTAGACATGGCGATGGGCGGCTCGACGAACACTGTTCTTCATATGCTTGCGATCGCAAATGAAGCTGAGATTGATTATGACTTATCATCAATCAACGAGATCGCAGAGCGTATTCCTTATTTATCAAAGATCAGTCCTGCATCAGATTATTCCATGCAAGATGTTCACAGAGCCGGTGGTGTCAGTGCAATCATCAATGAACTCTGTAGAATGGAAGGTGCCATCCATAACGATCGGTTAACGATAAGTGGAGAAACGTTAGAGCACCGAGTCCGGCATGCAGAAATTTTAGATGATGATGTTATTCGTAGGAAAGATAACGCTTACTCACCGGTAGGCGGTTTATCAATACTTTATGGAAACATTGCGCCGGATGGCTGTGTAATCAAAGTAGGTGCAGTTGACCCTTCTATAAAAACATTTCAAGGCGAGGCGATCGTCTATGAATCTCAAGAAGAAGCGATCGAAGGCATTAATAATGGTGAAGTAAGAGAAGGGCATGTCGTTGTCATTCGATATGAAGGGCCTAAAGGGGGACCAGGTATGCCGGAGATGCTCTCTCCCACTTCAGCTATTGCTGGAAGAGGATTGAGTACGAAAGTAGCACTAATCACGGATGGCAGATTTTCTGGGGCGTCTCGGGGAATCTCTATCGGTCATATCTCGCCAGAAGCGGCACAAGGCGGTCCTATCGCGTTCGTGAATAACGGTGATCCAATCTTAATTGATCTAGTGAATAGAACGATTCATGTTTTACTAGCGGAAGAAGACTTAATAGAACGAAAAGAAGGTTGGGTGAAGCCAGAGCCGAAGATCAAAAAAGGCTACCTCGCGCGCTATGCGGCGCTTGTAACATCAGCTAATACTGGAGGAATTTTGAAAATTTAA
- a CDS encoding metallophosphoesterase — MGKALIVSDSHGLTDELETLKSRYHNKVNLMIHCGDSELSTASKEMSGFVTVKGNMDYLGDDFPNEAIELLGDTCIYITHGHLYDVKMSYLSLAYRAEETGATIACFGHSHVAEAFEREGMIFINPGSIRLPRGSFEKTYALLEIENNRISVSFYSLDGIRIDQLSRTFEKKTVKK; from the coding sequence ATGGGAAAAGCCTTAATCGTTAGTGATAGTCACGGGTTAACAGATGAGTTAGAAACGTTAAAGAGCCGCTATCATAATAAAGTAAATCTAATGATTCATTGCGGTGATTCAGAGCTTTCGACAGCATCTAAAGAAATGTCTGGATTTGTAACGGTTAAAGGAAATATGGATTATTTAGGCGATGATTTTCCTAATGAAGCCATTGAGTTGTTAGGAGATACATGTATATATATAACACATGGTCATTTATACGATGTAAAAATGTCCTATCTTTCACTCGCATACAGGGCAGAAGAAACAGGGGCAACTATTGCCTGTTTTGGGCACTCGCATGTAGCTGAAGCTTTTGAGCGTGAGGGAATGATCTTTATCAATCCAGGTAGTATCAGGCTGCCTAGAGGTTCATTTGAAAAGACGTATGCGTTATTAGAGATTGAAAACAACAGGATTTCGGTAAGTTTTTATTCACTTGATGGAATACGTATCGATCAGTTAAGCAGAACATTTGAGAAAAAAACGGTTAAAAAATAA
- a CDS encoding GerMN domain-containing protein: MMKSGAPLIILSASLLVSGCGLWGEKAGNELDPPKVNYVKEGQSLDKKDKAASAEQTNKRQLFLFDSNGMVVPQVLALPKNDETAKQVLQYLVKDGPVSNLLPNGFQAVLPADTEVLSVNIKKGTATANFSKEFTEYNAADEMKILQAITFTLTQFDNIKKVKIQIAGKNQNSMPVNNTPVGDGVSRVDGINLENGSVADITNSELVTLYFLAQTQDQTYYVPVTRRVAKEGTDKVTATIEHLIDGPSAESSLLTDFRTDVKLLSTPVVKDGVVTLNFNGALLDNKEESMIADEVLNSIVLSLTELSEVKKVAIKVDGKSKIFNEKGKELTAPVSRPKEVNTGEF; encoded by the coding sequence ATGATGAAGTCAGGAGCACCGCTTATCATATTATCAGCTTCATTGCTGGTATCAGGTTGCGGACTATGGGGAGAGAAAGCAGGAAATGAGCTTGATCCCCCTAAAGTGAATTATGTGAAAGAGGGTCAGTCGCTCGATAAGAAGGATAAAGCAGCGAGTGCAGAACAAACGAATAAACGTCAGCTGTTTTTATTCGACAGTAACGGCATGGTTGTCCCGCAAGTCCTTGCTCTTCCAAAGAACGATGAAACAGCGAAGCAAGTACTGCAGTACCTGGTTAAGGATGGTCCTGTAAGCAATCTGCTACCTAACGGTTTTCAAGCTGTTCTGCCGGCAGATACTGAAGTGTTGTCGGTAAATATTAAAAAGGGAACAGCTACAGCAAATTTTTCAAAAGAATTTACGGAGTATAACGCAGCAGATGAAATGAAGATCTTGCAAGCTATTACTTTTACACTTACTCAGTTTGATAACATAAAGAAGGTTAAAATTCAGATCGCAGGAAAGAACCAAAATTCAATGCCTGTTAACAATACACCAGTGGGTGATGGTGTGAGCCGAGTCGACGGTATAAATCTTGAAAATGGCAGTGTCGCAGATATCACAAATAGTGAACTTGTAACGCTCTATTTCTTGGCACAGACACAGGATCAAACGTATTATGTACCTGTAACACGCCGAGTTGCAAAAGAAGGAACAGATAAGGTTACCGCAACGATCGAGCACCTAATTGATGGGCCTTCTGCAGAAAGCAGCCTTTTAACAGACTTTAGAACAGATGTAAAATTGTTAAGCACACCTGTCGTCAAAGATGGTGTTGTTACGCTTAATTTTAATGGAGCTCTGCTAGATAACAAAGAAGAAAGCATGATTGCAGATGAAGTGTTAAATTCCATTGTACTTTCTCTTACAGAACTTTCTGAAGTGAAAAAAGTAGCGATTAAAGTGGATGGGAAATCTAAAATATTTAATGAAAAAGGGAAAGAACTCACAGCCCCAGTTTCAAGACCTAAAGAAGTGAATACAGGTGAATTTTAA
- a CDS encoding XTP/dITP diphosphatase → MKILVATKNKGKAKEFQSMFESLGVEILSLNDIEGSPDVEETGITFEENAILKAETISKQMNIPVIADDSGLEIHALEGRPGVYSARYAGIHKSDEENMNKVLEELQDVEDNNRNAQFVCALAFARPQKETLVVKGECKGQILREKKGTEGFGYDPIFFLPQLNCSMAELAKEEKNKISHRALALEKLKKLINEEDLLWEKP, encoded by the coding sequence ATGAAAATTTTAGTTGCAACAAAAAATAAAGGTAAAGCAAAAGAATTTCAATCGATGTTTGAAAGTCTTGGGGTTGAGATCCTTTCTTTAAACGATATTGAAGGAAGTCCGGACGTTGAAGAAACAGGTATCACGTTTGAAGAGAATGCTATTTTAAAGGCTGAAACCATCTCTAAACAGATGAATATTCCTGTTATTGCTGATGACTCAGGATTAGAAATTCATGCGTTAGAAGGACGACCTGGCGTTTATTCTGCTAGATATGCAGGTATACATAAAAGTGATGAAGAGAACATGAACAAAGTTTTAGAAGAACTTCAGGATGTTGAAGATAACAATAGAAACGCTCAATTTGTATGTGCTTTGGCTTTTGCGAGACCTCAAAAAGAAACGTTAGTTGTAAAAGGGGAATGCAAAGGTCAGATTTTAAGAGAAAAGAAAGGAACGGAAGGTTTTGGGTATGATCCGATTTTCTTTCTTCCTCAATTAAATTGTTCGATGGCAGAGTTAGCAAAAGAAGAAAAGAATAAAATTAGTCATAGAGCCCTAGCTTTGGAAAAACTAAAAAAACTGATCAATGAGGAGGATCTCTTATGGGAAAAGCCTTAA
- the ilvB gene encoding acetolactate synthase large subunit: protein MKASWVAEKKSVETSLVSGAELFIQGLQNEKVEVLFGYPGGAVLPIYDALYKSEMKHVLTRHEQGAIHAAQGYARVTGKPGVVLATSGPGATNLVTGIADAMIDSIPLVIFTGQVATTVIGTDAFQEADIVGITMPITKHNYQVQRAEDLPRIMKEAFHIANTGRKGPVLIDIPKDVAVKTAEVKEVAGIHLPGYQPTLKPNILQVKRLNEALLQAERPVLLTGAGVLAASAEKELVAFAEYHQIPVAQTLLGLGGFPAEHPLCLGMAGMHGTYASNMALYDCDLLIGVGARFDDRLTGNLDHFAKKAVVAHIDIDPAEIGKNVPTEIPIVGCAKETLSALNQTRGDKGDYNEWVIQLTKHKTEFPLTYKTDESELKPQKLMQILHDVTKGEAIVSTDVGQHQMWAAQYYTFLESNRWITSGGLGTMGFGFPAAIGAKVGKPELPVIAVVGDGGFQMTLQELGVLQDWELPVIVVIVNNKSLGMVRQWQEIFYEKRFSHSLLDIQPDFVKLASAYGIDGKRAETESDVREALTLALASKKPFVLDCVVTADENVYPMIAPGKGLHEMIGVRG from the coding sequence ATGAAGGCCAGTTGGGTGGCTGAGAAAAAATCAGTCGAAACTTCATTAGTCTCTGGTGCTGAACTATTTATTCAAGGGTTGCAGAATGAGAAAGTTGAAGTTCTGTTTGGTTATCCAGGAGGTGCTGTGCTTCCAATCTATGATGCCCTCTACAAATCAGAGATGAAACATGTTCTAACGAGGCATGAACAAGGAGCGATTCATGCTGCACAAGGCTATGCAAGAGTAACAGGGAAGCCAGGTGTGGTGTTAGCGACTTCAGGGCCAGGTGCAACCAACCTTGTTACAGGTATTGCAGATGCGATGATTGATTCCATTCCTCTTGTTATCTTCACGGGTCAGGTAGCAACGACTGTGATTGGTACAGATGCTTTTCAAGAAGCGGACATCGTCGGGATCACCATGCCGATCACAAAACATAATTATCAAGTTCAACGAGCAGAAGACCTGCCGAGAATTATGAAAGAAGCCTTTCATATAGCGAACACTGGAAGAAAGGGCCCGGTACTGATCGATATCCCGAAAGATGTTGCAGTTAAAACAGCCGAAGTTAAAGAGGTTGCGGGTATTCATCTTCCGGGTTATCAGCCGACATTAAAGCCTAATATTCTTCAAGTAAAAAGGTTGAACGAAGCTTTGTTGCAAGCGGAAAGACCTGTCCTCTTAACAGGTGCGGGAGTGCTGGCGGCGAGTGCTGAAAAAGAGTTAGTGGCGTTCGCGGAATATCACCAGATACCTGTTGCCCAAACCCTTTTAGGCCTTGGAGGATTTCCGGCTGAACACCCGCTTTGCTTAGGAATGGCAGGAATGCATGGCACCTATGCGAGCAACATGGCACTTTATGACTGCGATCTGTTAATAGGTGTTGGTGCTAGGTTTGATGACAGGTTAACCGGAAACCTGGATCATTTTGCTAAAAAGGCAGTGGTTGCGCATATCGATATTGATCCAGCTGAAATCGGAAAAAATGTCCCAACTGAAATTCCCATTGTGGGTTGTGCGAAAGAAACACTTTCCGCATTAAACCAGACGAGGGGCGATAAAGGAGACTATAACGAGTGGGTTATTCAACTCACGAAGCACAAGACTGAATTTCCGCTTACGTATAAAACAGATGAATCAGAATTGAAACCACAAAAATTGATGCAGATTCTTCATGATGTTACGAAAGGAGAGGCCATCGTTTCAACTGATGTAGGACAGCACCAAATGTGGGCAGCTCAATACTATACGTTTTTAGAGTCGAACAGATGGATAACGTCTGGAGGACTTGGAACGATGGGTTTTGGATTTCCTGCAGCGATCGGAGCAAAAGTTGGAAAGCCGGAGCTCCCGGTAATAGCAGTTGTTGGAGATGGCGGTTTTCAGATGACGCTTCAAGAACTCGGAGTTCTCCAAGATTGGGAGCTTCCGGTCATCGTCGTGATTGTGAACAATAAATCACTTGGGATGGTTAGACAGTGGCAAGAAATTTTTTATGAAAAGCGATTCTCTCACTCTTTGCTTGATATCCAACCAGACTTTGTAAAGCTAGCATCAGCCTACGGAATCGATGGAAAACGCGCTGAAACAGAAAGTGATGTAAGAGAAGCTTTAACGTTAGCTCTTGCGTCCAAAAAACCATTTGTTCTTGATTGTGTTGTTACTGCTGATGAGAATGTCTATCCGATGATCGCTCCTGGAAAAGGACTACATGAAATGATTGGAGTGAGAGGATGA
- a CDS encoding 2-isopropylmalate synthase gives MRKIEIFDTTLRDGEQTAGVNLNTAEKLEIAKRLELLGVDVMEAGFPAASKGDLEAVKKVASIVKNSTVTALARSNTSDIDYAWEALKDSAEPRLHVFLATSPIHMTYKLKKTPDQVVETAVGAVKYARQKFPVVQWSAEDACRSDLVFLSRIVEKVIDAGATVINIPDTVGFTNPEEYGKIFRYLLNNVPNIEKAILSAHCHDDLGMAVANSLSAIEHGANQVECTINGIGERAGNASLEEIAVALAIREDFYQANTHLKLNEISRTSQLVSRLTGIAVPPNKAVVGKNAFAHESGIHQDGVLKEKSTYEIITPELVGVPSNQLVLGKHSGRHAFKDYLHKLGFHPDENKVKVLFEDFKQLADKKKEMTEEDIFALLIDHKIQPEVPLYQLKDIQVNYGTNQIPTATLRLLTPDGKLIQDAATGSGSVEAIYNTLGKMLPSSIKLNDYRIQSVGAGRDALAQVFVQIDSDGHEINGSGTAQDVLEASAKAYVHAYNKLQLQDEKKSYEAMSI, from the coding sequence GTGCGAAAAATTGAAATCTTTGACACGACTCTGCGTGATGGAGAGCAAACAGCAGGGGTCAATCTAAACACGGCAGAAAAACTGGAGATCGCCAAAAGACTTGAATTGCTAGGTGTGGATGTCATGGAAGCAGGCTTTCCGGCTGCTTCCAAGGGTGATCTTGAGGCAGTGAAAAAAGTAGCATCGATCGTGAAGAATTCAACCGTTACAGCTTTGGCACGATCGAACACTTCAGATATTGATTATGCATGGGAAGCTCTAAAAGATTCAGCTGAACCAAGGTTGCATGTTTTTTTGGCAACATCGCCCATTCACATGACATACAAGTTAAAGAAAACACCTGACCAAGTCGTTGAGACGGCGGTTGGTGCAGTCAAATATGCACGACAAAAGTTCCCTGTCGTGCAATGGTCAGCAGAAGACGCATGTCGGTCAGATCTTGTATTTTTATCGCGCATTGTTGAGAAAGTGATCGATGCTGGTGCAACGGTCATTAACATACCAGATACAGTAGGATTTACGAATCCTGAGGAATACGGAAAGATCTTTCGTTATCTATTAAATAATGTTCCGAACATAGAGAAAGCTATTCTATCTGCTCACTGCCACGATGATTTAGGGATGGCTGTTGCCAATTCTTTATCGGCGATCGAACATGGTGCGAATCAGGTTGAATGTACGATTAACGGCATCGGTGAAAGAGCCGGAAATGCCTCATTAGAAGAGATAGCGGTAGCTTTAGCGATTCGTGAAGATTTTTATCAAGCAAATACACATTTAAAGCTAAATGAGATCAGTCGTACGAGTCAGCTTGTTAGCAGGCTGACAGGAATTGCTGTCCCGCCGAATAAGGCTGTGGTTGGGAAGAATGCTTTTGCTCACGAGTCAGGAATCCACCAAGACGGTGTGTTAAAAGAAAAATCAACATATGAGATCATCACACCTGAGCTTGTTGGGGTTCCTTCTAACCAACTCGTGCTCGGAAAACATTCTGGGCGTCACGCATTCAAGGATTATTTGCATAAGTTAGGTTTTCATCCAGATGAGAACAAGGTTAAGGTTCTATTTGAAGATTTTAAACAACTTGCTGATAAGAAAAAAGAGATGACAGAAGAAGACATTTTCGCACTACTCATCGATCATAAAATACAACCTGAAGTGCCGTTGTATCAATTAAAAGATATTCAAGTGAACTATGGTACAAATCAGATTCCTACTGCGACGTTAAGACTGTTGACTCCAGACGGAAAACTGATTCAAGATGCTGCAACAGGTTCAGGTAGTGTCGAAGCCATCTACAATACACTTGGGAAGATGCTTCCTTCTTCGATCAAGCTGAATGATTATAGAATTCAATCAGTAGGAGCAGGGCGTGACGCTCTTGCACAAGTGTTTGTTCAGATCGATAGTGATGGTCATGAAATTAACGGAAGCGGAACAGCGCAAGATGTTTTGGAAGCGTCGGCTAAAGCTTATGTTCACGCTTATAATAAGCTTCAGCTTCAAGATGAAAAGAAAAGCTATGAAGCGATGAGTATCTAA